In Streptomyces chartreusis, the following proteins share a genomic window:
- the lysA gene encoding diaminopimelate decarboxylase codes for MTTVHEPAVTTAADALSVWPASAVEPREGELTVGGVPLAEVADRFGTPVYVIDEDEVRERCRTYRHAFPDAEVLYAAKAFLCRAMVHWMAEEGLGLDVCSAGELELAVTTGFPPERIVLHGNAKSPRDLDTALRLGVGRIVIDSPSEIARLAAAVGPDGHQKVMVRVVPGIGAGGHEKIRTGTEDQKFGLSISDGYAQHAIARILDQPQLELTGLHCHLGSQITSVKPYLAAVRRMVGLMARLHEQHGLVLRELDLGGGHGIAYRPGEPALDLTALARKVRAELTEACTAAGLTVPRLIIEPGRAIAGPAGIALYHVLSVKRTGAHTYVAVDGGMSDNPRPALYGVRYAPRLVGRHSTAAPAPVTVVGRHCEAGDIVAADVELPDDIRPGDLLAVPAAGAYHLSMASGYNLVGRPPVVAVDDGRARLLIRRESLEDIRSRDVGL; via the coding sequence ATGACCACCGTTCACGAACCCGCGGTGACCACCGCGGCCGACGCCCTCTCCGTGTGGCCGGCCTCGGCCGTCGAGCCCCGCGAGGGCGAACTCACCGTCGGCGGCGTACCGCTGGCCGAGGTCGCCGACCGTTTCGGCACCCCCGTCTACGTCATCGACGAGGACGAGGTCCGCGAGCGCTGCCGTACCTACCGGCACGCCTTCCCCGACGCCGAAGTCCTGTACGCGGCCAAGGCGTTCCTGTGCCGGGCCATGGTCCACTGGATGGCCGAGGAGGGCCTGGGCCTGGACGTCTGCTCGGCCGGTGAGCTGGAGCTCGCGGTCACCACCGGCTTCCCGCCGGAGCGGATCGTCCTGCACGGCAACGCCAAGTCCCCGCGCGACCTCGACACGGCCCTGCGCCTCGGGGTCGGCCGCATCGTCATCGACAGCCCCTCCGAGATCGCCCGGCTGGCGGCGGCGGTCGGGCCCGACGGCCACCAGAAGGTGATGGTCCGCGTCGTGCCCGGGATCGGCGCCGGCGGCCACGAGAAGATCCGCACCGGCACCGAGGACCAGAAGTTCGGCCTGTCCATCTCGGACGGCTACGCCCAGCACGCCATCGCCCGGATACTGGACCAGCCGCAGCTCGAACTCACCGGCCTGCACTGCCACCTGGGCTCGCAGATCACCAGCGTCAAGCCGTACCTGGCCGCCGTACGCCGCATGGTCGGCCTCATGGCCCGGCTCCACGAGCAGCACGGCCTGGTGCTGCGCGAACTCGACCTGGGCGGCGGCCACGGCATCGCCTACCGCCCCGGCGAACCCGCCCTCGACCTCACCGCGCTGGCCCGCAAGGTCCGCGCCGAACTCACCGAGGCCTGCACGGCGGCCGGGCTCACCGTGCCCCGGCTCATCATCGAACCGGGGCGGGCCATCGCAGGCCCGGCGGGCATCGCGCTCTACCACGTCCTCTCCGTCAAGCGGACCGGCGCGCACACCTACGTCGCCGTGGACGGCGGCATGAGCGACAACCCGCGTCCCGCGCTGTACGGGGTGCGGTACGCGCCCCGCCTGGTCGGCCGGCACAGCACCGCCGCCCCGGCACCGGTGACCGTGGTGGGCCGGCACTGCGAGGCGGGAGACATCGTCGCCGCCGACGTCGAACTCCCCGACGACATCCGCCCCGGGGACCTGCTCGCCGTCCCGGCGGCCGGCGCCTATCACCTGTCCATGGCCTCCGGCTACAACCTGGTCGGCCGCCCGCCGGTGGTCGCCGTGGACGACGGCCGCGCCCGCCTGCTGATCCGCCGCGAGTCCCTGGAGGACATCCGCAGCCGGGACGTGGGCCTGTAG